CTCTGGCAGTCTTGAAACCCCTCCTACTTTTAAATGGAAAAAGAAAATCTTGCTGTCAAAGCAAGCATCAATTTTTTTTTCTGGCCACAACTAAGACAAATCCAAGAGCACTCTTACTCACGTGTCATGTGTGGTCTTCAGACAATTGGAACAAGGGATCACCTCTGTTTCAATTGGTAGTTTGCAAAGTCGTCCTAATTATGCCTTGGCATTAATCTGGGACATGCTTTTTTTATTGTTTTTGAGGGACTGCTTTTTTGGATAATATTTCAAACTCTTAGGCAAGCGATCAGTAATCTTTTTTTTATGGAGATGATCACTCACTGTTTTTTCCTTGCTATGCTTGCAATAGGAAAACCACCTacttttttctccaaaaataaagcaaaaactaCGGATGGATGGATCTGTCAGTCACTGATTGGGTTTCTACAACATAAACAAGTGAAATTTGCTGCTTTCATGCAACGGATCTTGTGTGCTCTAAGAAGTTCAAGTTGGAAAAAAATAGAACCATATTGCTTTCTTCTGTGGTAGATGCAGAATGGAAGAGCAGGAGTGAAATTGCAATCAGAAGCTTGGAAAATTCAACAAGATTCTGAGCAGGCATCATCAAACGGTGGAAATCTCTTCTCTcccaacaaacaaataaaaacacaCGCACGCCCAGCTCGCTCTCAAATCCAGTACCACCTATTCTCTCCTCGGAATAATAAATAATATAGATGTAGGCACGAGTTTCTGCACGGGCGGCGTGCCGCGCATCCGCCTGCTAGTAATACCTATAAGCGGCTAAGCTAGACTGCTTAATACGAGGAGATCTATCTAACCAACAGCGTACAACATTTGAAACAACGCCGATCAATGTTGCTTCCTCCCAACGAAAGAAAATCTAAGGAATGCTAAAGAAAAGGTAACACTGGGCATCCAAGCTGTTGATTTGATCCTACTATGGAACTGGTAGCAAGAAAGAGAGGGCTTGGAGGAGGACCTTGGATGGGTCGTCGATCTTCTGGAAGTTCTTGACGACCTTGATGGTGCGCTCGGTGACCTCGTCCTTGTCCAGGAACGACCCCTTGGCGTCCTCTGACGACATCCACCGCCGCCCCGACAGGGCCCCCTGCAGCGCCGCTGCCGGCCTGAGGGCCACCGACGACGCGGGGGACGCGGCCAAGCGGAGGTGCCGTAGCACCAggttcctcgccgccgccgccatttgGGTGGGATGGGTGCTTAGCTCCGGGAGGGGGGCAGAGGGGATCGGAGGAAGCGTGATGCGTTGCGGCGGCGGGGCGACAGTTTTCTGGGCTGGGGTGGAGTGGGGGAAGAGGAGAGCGGCAGGGTTTTAGGCCACTTGGGCTCTAGGTTTGTTCCCGGTGTATCCTACTCTGGGTCGTTGGGCTTTCTTCTTCTTACGACGtggttagagcaactctagcgaCCCGCAAAACGTGTTTGCAGTTTGTGCAAAAATGCCTTTACGGGCCGGCGCGGACGGCCACAGTTACTGACCCCGTATGATGATGGATCCGTAAAAAAAGATATTTCCAgaatatgcttttttacgggtcggcttTGTGGCGTCTGATCTGGCGCAGCTCCTCCCGGCCCGCAAAACTTAATTTTCCAACTTAAATTGATCTAGCATAATGCATTTCTTTGCTTTTGCAACAACATTAGATACAAAAGACATCACCAAATCTTTGCTAGAATAGCAAAACCATGGAAAACAAAAACCACAAGTATGCATTTCAAAAGatttccaacttccataactgctcccacAAGCTGGACTAATATCTTCTCCATGCATTCATTATTGATCTA
This genomic window from Aegilops tauschii subsp. strangulata cultivar AL8/78 chromosome 4, Aet v6.0, whole genome shotgun sequence contains:
- the LOC109770381 gene encoding LOW QUALITY PROTEIN: acyl carrier protein 2, mitochondrial (The sequence of the model RefSeq protein was modified relative to this genomic sequence to represent the inferred CDS: inserted 1 base in 1 codon), which codes for MAAAARNLVLRHLRLAASPASSVALRPAAALQGALSGRRWMSSEDAKGSFLDKDEVTERTIKVVKNFQKIDDPSKVKADAHFKDDLGLDSLDAVEVVMSLEEEFGFEIPDNEXDKIDSIKAAVDFIASHPKAK